One Rosa chinensis cultivar Old Blush chromosome 5, RchiOBHm-V2, whole genome shotgun sequence genomic region harbors:
- the LOC112201697 gene encoding LOW QUALITY PROTEIN: two-pore potassium channel 3-like (The sequence of the model RefSeq protein was modified relative to this genomic sequence to represent the inferred CDS: inserted 1 base in 1 codon), whose product MDKEPLLPYTSSPRRKLPSLTTLWPLPEHDEVPVPLTPSEFKDXIIFGSPAAASSSPLQDSSPLVDALTLSLNSPRPPSSASLLDPTTAPPQGDPQTPQGWLIDPNYSWTNTNLHRSKTAPAMAVLNEVNRRSGTKPQVSSQSIVRQAVILLVAYLTLGVIIYWFNRDHFAASETHPVVDALYFCIVTMCTIGYGDITPKTTATKLFSIMFVLVGFGFIDILLSGMVAYVLDLQESYLLRSVKGVGEKKESYIIDVKKGRMRIRMKVGLALGVVVLCIGVGAMVMHYVEKLGWLDSFYLSVMSVTTVGYGDRAFQSMEGRIFASIWLLVSTLAVARAFLYLAEARVDKRHRKMAKWVLGQDMTVSEFLAADIDNNGFVSKSEYVVYKLKEMGKVSEKDIMQISNKFDRLDAGNCGKITLADLMSRH is encoded by the exons ATGGACAAAGAGCCTTTACTCCCCTACACATCAAGCCCAAGAAGAAAGCTCCCATCTTTAACAACCCTCTGGCCTTTACCGGAGCACGACGAAGTCCCCGTCCCCTTAACCCCCTCAGAGTTCAAGG CCATCATCTTCGGCTCCCCCGCCGCCGCATCTTCTTCGCCGCTACAAGACTCGTCTCCTCTGGTTGAcgccctcactctctctctcaattctccCAGACCTCCTTCTTCCGCTTCGCTGTTGGACCCCACCACAGCGCCGCCGCAAGGGGACCCACAAACGCCGCAGGGCTGGCTCATTGACCCGAACTACTCATGGACCAATACCAACCTGCACCGGTCCAAGACCGCTCCGGCCATGGCGGTTTTGAACGAGGTGAACCGCCGGTCAGGGACTAAGCCACAAGTGAGTTCACAGTCGATTGTTAGGCAAGCGGTGATTCTTCTTGTTGCGTATTTGACTCTGGGGGTGATTATATATTGGTTTAACCGTGATCATTTTGCTGCGAGTGAGACTCACCCTGTTGTGGATGCTTTGTATTTTTGTATTGTGACAATGTGCACTATTGGGTATGGGGATATCACGCCTAAGACCACGGCTACGAAGCTGTTTTCGATAATGTTTGTGTTGGTGGGGTTCGGGTTTATTGATATTTTGCTTAGTGGGATGGTGGCTTATGTGCTTGATTTGCAAGAGAGTTATTTGCTGAGGAGTGTGAAGGGGGTGGGGGAGAAGAAGGAGTCGTATATAATTGATGTGAAGAAGGGGAGGATGAGGATTAGGATGAAGGTGGGATTGGCATTGGGGGTTGTGGTGCTTTGTATTGGTGTTGGTGCTATGGTTATGCATTATGTGGAGAAGCTCGGATGGTTGGATTCGTTTTATCTGTCGGTGATGTCTGTTACGACTGTGGGGTATGGTGACCGGGCGTTCCAGTCTATGGAGGGTCGAATCTTTGCATCAATCTGGTTGCTTGTGTCCACACTCGCGGTTGCTAGAGCCTTTCTGTATTTGGCTGAGGCAAGGGTGGATAAACGGCATAGGAAGATGGCAAAGTGGGTTCTTGGCCAGGATATGACTGTTTCTGAGTTCCTTGCTGCTGACATTGACAATAATGGCTTTGTGAG CAAGTCAGAGTATGTTGTATACAAACTCAAGGAGATGGGAAAGGTATCAGAGAAAGATATTATGCAGATCTCCAACAAATTTGATAGGCTAGACGCTGGGAACTGCGGAAAGATAACCCTTGCTGATCTTATGAGTCGTCATTGA
- the LOC112166319 gene encoding WRKY transcription factor 71, translating to MSDHHHEPKDLYYHDLFQYDHGQLNGGMIMNNPKVSGSSSPAYNNLLQGFDVPSYMNTSFTEYNSLATAFGLSSSPSDHEVFSSIDEGSHQKPVDNLGYLGGGGGHVSSDGEVHVTPNSSVSSSSAEAGAEEDSGNKSKKDRQQPQPKGSSEEGGDVHSPKKSSKIVKKKGEKKQREPRFAFMTKSEVDHLEDGYRWRKYGQKAVKNSPYPRSYYRCTTQKCGVKKRVERSFEDPSTVITTYEGQHNHPIPATLRGSININAAHHHHALFSPSSMYASAAPTTSSSGPSFPQEYLFQMATPQMMMRNDGGGAGPGGIYSSRNVNFPQQYHQLPADQYGLLQDVVPSMFFKHEP from the exons ATGTCTGATCATCATCATGAACCTAAAGACCTTTACTACCATGACCTATTTCAGTATGATCACGGACAACTTAATGGTGGAATGATCATGAACAACCCAAAAGTTTCTGGTTCATCATCCCCAGCTTACAATAATCTATTACAGGGGTTTGATGTTCCTTCATACATGAACACCAGCTTCACAGAGTACAACTCGCTTGCAACGGCTTTCGGCTTATCGTCTTCACCCTCCGATCACGAAGTATTTTCCTCCATTGACGAAGGCAGCCATCAAAAGCCTGTTGATAATCTCGGATACttaggtggtggtggaggtcaTGTTAGTAGCGATGGTGAAGTTCATGTGACACCAAACTCTTCGGTTTCATCGTCTTCAGCTGAGGCCGGCGCCGAAGAGGACTCCGGTAACAAGAGCAAGAAAGATAGGCAGCAGCCACAGCCAAAAGGGTCTTCTGAAGAAGGAGGAGATGTTCATAGCCCCAAGAAATC GAGCAAGATagtgaagaagaaaggagaGAAAAAGCAAAGAGAGCCTCGATTTGCCTTCATGACCAAGAGTGAGGTTGATCATCTAGAAGACGGATACAGATGGAGAAAATACGGTCAGAAAGCTGTCAAAAACAGCCCCTACCCTAG AAGCTACTACCGATGCACGACGCAGAAATGTGGGGTGAAGAAGAGGGTAGAAAGGTCATTTGAGGACCCGTCGACGGTGATCACCACCTACGAGGGGCAGCACAACCATCCGATCCCGGCTACTCTCCGAGGAAGCATCAACATCAATGCAGCTCACCACCACCATGCATTGTTCTCACCTTCGTCTATGTACGCGTCTGCTGCGCCGACCACGTCGTCTTCGGGTCCTAGCTTTCCTCAGGAGTATTTGTTTCAGATGGCGACGCCTCAGATGATGATGAGAAACGACGGAGGAGGCGCCGGCCCCGGCGGGATTTATTCCTCGAGAAATGTTAACTTTCCTCAGCAGTATCATCAGTTACCTGCAGATCAATATGGGCTTTTGCAGGACGTGGTTCCCTCTATGTTTTTCAAACACGAGCCAtga